The following proteins are encoded in a genomic region of Oryza brachyantha chromosome 11, ObraRS2, whole genome shotgun sequence:
- the LOC107305230 gene encoding uncharacterized protein LOC107305230, which yields MFDSSDHLDRVAHPGRYPLVLAPVIKSVKLKRMLIDGGSALNILFAKTIDDMKIPRSELRQSNAPFHGVIPGLSATPLGHITIPLTFGAKDTNRMENICFEVADFKTAYHAIIGRPMLAKFMAVPHYTYLMVKMPGSHGVITLRSNIKQAFNCEA from the coding sequence ATGTTCGACTCCTCGGATCATCTTGACCGAGTGGCTCACCCGGGGCGGTACCCACTGGTGCTAGCCCCAGTCATCAAAAGTGTCAAGTTGAAGCGCATGCTCATCGACGGTGGAAGCGCTCTCAACATCCTCTTCGCCAAGACGATCGATGACATGAAGATCCCGAGGTCAGAGCTACGCCAGAGTAATGCACCCTTCCACGGGGTCATTCCTGGGCTGTCGGCAACACCACTCGGGCATATCACTATTCCGTTAACCTTCGGAGCAAAGGATACCAACCGGATGGAGAATATCTGCTTTGAAGTCGCTGACTTCAAGACGGCGTACCATGCCATCATCGGTAGGCCCATGCTGGCGAAGTTCATGGCGGTCCCGCACTACACCTACCTCATGGTCAAGATGCCTGGATCACATGGCGTCATTACCCTGCGCAGCAACATCAAGCAGGCCTTCAACTGCGAGGCGTAG